The following are encoded in a window of Acidimicrobiales bacterium genomic DNA:
- a CDS encoding J domain-containing protein — MLGVDPEAGIDQIRLRYRALARELHPDHRHGDPARSADRRSAEMARVNEAWAVLSDPDRRAAHDRELAGRSRQGYASPATSYGAERPPPLHQHPPPIGCLASVAGIVPWIALLVVLAAIFVFTAYAGSGRDDGDGTGGDAPMVTVRDLRGSCIQQAGGATIVVDCFTVPHEGVIVAQASTGAACPDGTVEWLIRHQEVLACTEPGTEVRATP, encoded by the coding sequence GTGCTGGGCGTCGACCCCGAGGCGGGGATCGACCAGATCAGGCTCCGCTACCGCGCCCTGGCTCGCGAGCTGCACCCGGACCATCGGCACGGGGACCCGGCCCGCTCCGCTGACCGGCGATCGGCGGAGATGGCGAGGGTGAACGAGGCGTGGGCGGTGCTCAGCGACCCCGATCGCAGGGCAGCCCACGATCGGGAGCTGGCCGGTCGATCGCGCCAGGGGTACGCGAGTCCGGCCACGTCATACGGTGCGGAGCGCCCGCCCCCGCTGCATCAGCACCCGCCTCCGATCGGGTGCCTGGCTTCGGTCGCAGGGATCGTCCCGTGGATCGCGCTGCTGGTGGTGCTGGCAGCGATCTTCGTGTTCACCGCCTATGCCGGCTCGGGCCGCGACGACGGCGACGGGACCGGGGGCGACGCGCCGATGGTGACGGTGCGGGACCTGCGGGGTTCGTGCATCCAGCAGGCGGGCGGTGCCACCATCGTCGTGGACTGCTTCACGGTGCCGCACGAGGGCGTGATCGTGGCCCAGGCCTCAACCGGCGCCGCCTGCCCCGACGGGACGGTCGAATGGCTCATTCGTCACCAGGAGGTGCTGGCCTGCACCGAACCCGGCACCGAGGTACGGGCAACGCCGTGA
- a CDS encoding aldo/keto reductase has translation MDTRQIGQLEVSVIGLGCNNFGMRIGQDDTTAVVDAALDAGITYFDTADVYGDTRSEELLGIALGNRRDEVVIATKFGAMGSPDGLLSGGHPDWMAQAVENSLGRLGTDRIDHYQYHRPDPDVPLAETMGALNELVVQGKVVEIGCSNFDASQLDQSASIAANEGWASFASVQNRFSVLHREPEVGVIDACRRHDIALVPYFPLESGLLTGKVSATGDAPDDSRLAMMPADRRERFLNDKRLEAVERLRAYAADHDRSLLELAIGWLLSEEVVASVIAGATKPEQVNSNAAAGSWRLTPEQRTEVAALAG, from the coding sequence ATGGACACGCGCCAGATCGGACAGCTCGAGGTGTCGGTGATCGGCCTCGGCTGCAACAACTTCGGGATGCGCATCGGCCAGGACGACACCACCGCGGTGGTGGACGCCGCCCTCGACGCCGGGATCACCTACTTCGACACCGCCGACGTCTATGGCGACACCCGGTCCGAGGAGCTGCTCGGGATCGCCCTCGGCAACCGCCGCGACGAGGTGGTCATCGCCACCAAGTTCGGCGCCATGGGGAGCCCCGACGGGTTGTTGTCGGGCGGCCATCCCGACTGGATGGCCCAGGCGGTCGAGAACTCGCTCGGGCGGCTGGGCACCGACCGGATCGACCACTACCAGTACCACCGTCCCGACCCCGATGTGCCCCTGGCCGAGACCATGGGGGCGCTCAACGAGCTGGTGGTCCAGGGCAAGGTGGTCGAGATCGGTTGTTCGAACTTCGATGCGTCCCAGCTCGACCAGAGCGCCAGCATCGCTGCCAACGAGGGATGGGCCAGCTTCGCTTCGGTGCAGAACCGCTTCAGCGTGCTGCATCGCGAGCCCGAGGTCGGCGTCATCGACGCCTGTCGCCGCCACGACATCGCGCTCGTGCCCTACTTCCCGCTCGAGTCCGGACTGCTCACCGGCAAGGTGTCGGCAACGGGCGACGCGCCCGACGACAGCCGGCTGGCGATGATGCCGGCCGACCGGCGCGAGCGGTTCCTCAACGACAAGCGTCTCGAGGCGGTCGAACGGCTGCGTGCCTACGCGGCCGACCACGATCGGTCCTTGCTCGAGCTGGCGATCGGATGGTTGCTGTCCGAGGAGGTCGTCGCGTCGGTCATCGCCGGAGCCACCAAGCCCGAACAGGTCAACAGCAACGCGGCCGCCGGATCGTGGCGTCTCACCCCGGAGCAGCGGACCGAGGTGGCGGCGCTCGCCGGGTGA
- a CDS encoding amidase: MDFRRETVAELATQVQSREVSARELVSHALERIEALNPELGAFCAVDDERALADAARLDEWIVSGEQVGPLAGIPIGVKDLEHAAGFVTTFGSGVHAHDPPAVEDSLLVARLRAAGAVVVGKTNTPEHGFAGITDNLTFGPTRNPWDPARNAGGSSGGSAAAIASGMVPLATGSDAGGSIRIPSALCGLSGIKTSQGRVPNGGPTPPAATVLSSRGPMTRTIRDAVLALDACVGPDHTDLFSFPGLHDPWHPQLEEVERPERVVFSRTLGFASVDDEVAGAVEAAVQELAEAGTEVIELEEIFDEDPTLHWFQLWCAARARSQGHLRGTPQWDLIDPQLRSLIDYGERLTAVDVVRAIDACHLVNHRLETVAFPHAPVLLCPTVAGQAPVIDHQGTVNGEETAGWVTFTPFVNLSRNPAGTVNCGFTRGGLPIGLQVIGRQREDLTVLQALASIEDLLAMDQLAPIG; this comes from the coding sequence ATGGACTTCCGACGTGAGACCGTTGCCGAGCTCGCCACCCAGGTGCAGTCACGCGAGGTGTCCGCCCGCGAGCTGGTGAGCCACGCCCTCGAGCGCATCGAGGCCCTCAACCCCGAGCTCGGAGCGTTCTGTGCGGTGGACGACGAGCGGGCCCTGGCCGACGCGGCTCGGCTCGACGAGTGGATCGTGTCGGGCGAGCAGGTGGGTCCACTGGCGGGCATCCCGATCGGGGTGAAGGACCTCGAGCACGCGGCGGGGTTCGTCACCACCTTCGGGTCTGGTGTCCACGCCCACGATCCGCCGGCGGTCGAGGACTCGTTGCTGGTCGCTCGGTTGCGGGCCGCCGGTGCGGTGGTGGTCGGCAAGACCAACACTCCTGAGCACGGGTTCGCGGGGATCACCGACAACCTGACGTTCGGCCCGACCCGCAATCCCTGGGACCCGGCCCGCAACGCGGGTGGGTCCTCGGGCGGGTCCGCGGCCGCGATCGCGAGCGGAATGGTGCCCCTGGCCACCGGCTCCGATGCCGGTGGCTCGATCCGGATCCCCTCGGCGCTGTGCGGGCTGAGTGGCATCAAGACCTCACAGGGTCGTGTCCCCAACGGTGGCCCGACACCGCCTGCGGCCACGGTGCTGAGCTCCCGTGGACCGATGACCCGCACCATCCGCGACGCCGTCCTGGCCCTCGATGCCTGCGTCGGTCCCGACCACACCGACCTGTTCAGCTTCCCCGGGTTGCACGATCCCTGGCATCCCCAGCTCGAGGAGGTCGAACGTCCCGAGCGGGTGGTGTTCTCGCGGACGCTCGGGTTCGCGTCGGTCGATGACGAGGTGGCGGGTGCGGTCGAGGCTGCGGTGCAGGAGCTCGCCGAGGCGGGCACCGAGGTCATCGAGCTCGAGGAGATCTTCGACGAGGATCCCACGCTGCACTGGTTCCAGCTGTGGTGTGCCGCCCGTGCCCGATCCCAGGGTCACCTCCGTGGCACCCCGCAATGGGATCTGATCGATCCCCAACTGCGATCGCTGATCGACTACGGGGAGCGCCTCACCGCGGTCGACGTCGTCCGGGCGATCGATGCCTGCCACCTGGTCAACCACCGCCTCGAGACCGTGGCCTTCCCCCACGCCCCGGTGCTGCTCTGTCCCACCGTGGCGGGCCAGGCACCGGTGATCGACCACCAGGGGACGGTGAACGGCGAGGAGACCGCCGGCTGGGTCACCTTCACCCCGTTCGTGAACCTGTCCCGCAACCCTGCCGGCACGGTGAACTGCGGGTTCACCCGCGGCGGGCTGCCGATCGGGCTCCAGGTGATCGGCCGCCAGCGCGAGGACCTCACCGTGCTGCAGGCCCTGGCCTCGATCGAGGACCTCCTGGCGATGGACCAGCTCGCACCCATCGGGTGA
- a CDS encoding zinc-binding dehydrogenase → MKALEFSRNLPRYAAARVAGSIIAGRGAGPGPLSLVDVDPPGLPGPDWVRVRPRLAGICGSDLATIDGRSSAYFEPIVSFPFVPGHEVVGDLDDGTRVVIEPVLGCVTRGIEPPCDACSRGDLGNCERINHGRIEPGLQSGFCCDTGGGWSTLMVAHRSQLHPIPDELDDDAAVLVEPTACAVHAALRGAVAAGDTVAVLGAGTLGLLTVAALRRHTDAGTIIVAARYPDQANLARLLGADVVVGSDEWRRAVRRVTGSHAVGDGSIDRLTGGAHAVFDCVGSSHSLTESLAVVRPRGRVVMVGMPGAVTVDLTGLWHREIELVGAYAYGTELTADGPRRTFDLAFELVRHADLGRLVSATYPLARYRDAIEHAANAGPRGAAKVAFDLRDEKERNRL, encoded by the coding sequence GTGAAGGCCCTGGAGTTCTCCCGCAACCTCCCCCGGTACGCCGCGGCCCGGGTCGCCGGCTCGATCATCGCCGGCCGTGGGGCGGGGCCCGGACCCCTGTCGTTGGTCGACGTCGATCCCCCCGGGCTCCCTGGACCGGACTGGGTCCGGGTGCGCCCCCGCCTGGCCGGCATCTGCGGCTCGGACCTGGCCACGATCGACGGGCGCAGCTCGGCCTACTTCGAGCCGATCGTATCGTTCCCGTTCGTGCCAGGACACGAGGTCGTCGGCGATCTGGACGACGGCACGCGCGTGGTGATCGAACCGGTGCTCGGCTGTGTCACCCGTGGCATCGAGCCGCCGTGCGATGCCTGCTCCCGTGGCGACCTCGGCAACTGCGAACGCATCAATCACGGACGGATCGAGCCGGGACTGCAATCGGGCTTCTGCTGCGACACCGGCGGTGGTTGGTCGACCCTCATGGTTGCCCACCGGTCGCAGCTGCACCCGATCCCCGACGAGCTCGACGACGACGCCGCGGTGCTGGTCGAACCAACGGCCTGCGCTGTCCACGCGGCCCTCCGGGGTGCGGTGGCGGCAGGCGACACCGTGGCGGTGCTCGGCGCCGGCACCCTCGGCCTGCTCACCGTTGCGGCGCTGCGACGCCACACCGATGCAGGCACCATCATCGTGGCTGCCCGCTATCCCGATCAGGCGAACCTCGCCCGGCTCCTCGGCGCCGACGTGGTCGTGGGCTCCGACGAGTGGCGGCGCGCGGTGCGCCGCGTCACCGGCAGCCACGCCGTGGGCGACGGCTCGATCGACCGGCTCACCGGCGGCGCGCACGCCGTGTTCGACTGCGTCGGATCGAGCCACAGTCTCACCGAGAGCCTGGCGGTGGTCCGGCCCCGTGGCCGCGTGGTGATGGTGGGGATGCCCGGTGCGGTCACCGTCGACCTCACCGGCCTGTGGCACCGCGAGATCGAACTCGTCGGCGCCTACGCCTACGGCACCGAGCTCACCGCCGACGGCCCCCGCCGCACCTTCGACCTCGCCTTCGAACTGGTGCGCCACGCCGACCTCGGCCGACTGGTGTCGGCCACCTACCCCCTCGCTCGCTACCGCGACGCCATCGAGCACGCGGCCAACGCCGGGCCCCGAGGTGCCGCGAAGGTCGCCTTCGACCTGCGCGACGAAAAGGAGCGCAACCGCCTATGA
- a CDS encoding TetR/AcrR family transcriptional regulator, protein MRTADRVLDAAAQSFGTRGYDATSLDALATELGIRKQTILYWYPSKEVLLEAVIDRSAAELSGALESALSRAGPGWNRVESVVRAVFRIALRRPALLGLLREVSRLGPPWSVRLTEALDPLVQRAREFLEAEMGAGTMRTTDPRLVLLSAYSTVIGVATEVEVQRALGVDPSLRAMVVRRRELLAFLRSALAPA, encoded by the coding sequence GTGCGCACCGCCGACCGGGTCCTCGACGCTGCCGCGCAGTCGTTCGGGACACGCGGCTATGACGCTACCTCACTCGACGCGCTCGCCACCGAGCTGGGGATCCGCAAGCAGACCATCCTGTACTGGTACCCATCCAAGGAGGTGCTCCTCGAGGCGGTCATCGACCGCTCGGCCGCCGAGCTGTCCGGTGCACTCGAGTCGGCGCTGTCGCGGGCGGGGCCGGGGTGGAACCGGGTCGAGTCCGTGGTGCGGGCGGTGTTTCGCATCGCCCTTCGGCGTCCGGCCCTGCTCGGCCTGCTGCGGGAGGTCAGCCGATTGGGCCCGCCGTGGTCGGTTCGCCTCACCGAGGCCCTCGACCCGCTGGTGCAGCGGGCCCGGGAGTTCCTCGAGGCCGAGATGGGCGCCGGCACCATGCGCACGACCGACCCGCGGCTGGTGCTGCTGTCGGCCTACTCGACGGTGATCGGCGTGGCCACCGAGGTCGAGGTGCAACGGGCGCTGGGTGTCGATCCCTCGCTGCGGGCGATGGTCGTTCGTCGCCGCGAGCTGCTGGCCTTCTTGCGGTCCGCCCTCGCCCCCGCCTGA
- a CDS encoding LCP family protein codes for MTPSSDDQRDAASGASRPPVPSGWGSERDQDAARPPDPDDPQPAGPDPDGASERELATAPRQYFVPADAVAPPAPRTDPPAAPPDGPKRPVGPKRRRRRITPLRVVTIAGLGLVSLVLVFVLYGVWQFQRMERIDVAHVLSSTGGSGTNYLIVGSDTRDGFDPDDPTAGAVLGDGTTADTAERSDTMLVLRTTGDGARMVSIPRDLWVTRVDGSQGRINAAYRDGPASLIETVQGLGIPVHHYVEVDFVTFAGMVDAVGGVTIEIPHPARDPNSGFDQPEAGEVVLDGSQALAYVRSRRYTELIDGAWRVDPTADLGRVQRQQRFLRAVMSDVGSTRNPVELMRVSSAVAGGLRIDDRMGLFDALGFARRMRGLEPESVELPVYGYTTSRGASVLGLVQPEAEAVIAGFRR; via the coding sequence GTGACCCCGTCGTCCGACGACCAGCGCGATGCCGCGAGCGGCGCGTCCCGACCCCCGGTGCCCTCCGGGTGGGGGAGCGAGCGCGACCAGGACGCGGCCCGGCCACCCGATCCCGACGACCCCCAGCCGGCTGGTCCCGACCCCGACGGCGCGTCCGAGCGCGAGCTCGCCACGGCCCCGCGTCAGTACTTCGTGCCTGCCGATGCCGTTGCTCCCCCCGCGCCTCGGACGGATCCTCCCGCCGCTCCGCCGGATGGGCCCAAGCGGCCGGTTGGGCCCAAGCGGCGTCGCCGACGCATCACCCCGTTGCGGGTCGTCACCATCGCCGGGCTGGGTCTCGTCTCACTGGTGCTGGTGTTCGTGCTCTACGGGGTCTGGCAGTTCCAACGCATGGAGCGGATCGACGTCGCGCACGTGCTGTCGTCGACCGGTGGAAGCGGCACCAACTACCTGATCGTCGGCTCCGACACCCGGGACGGGTTCGATCCCGACGATCCGACGGCCGGAGCGGTGCTCGGTGACGGCACGACGGCCGACACCGCCGAGCGGTCCGACACGATGCTGGTCCTCCGGACGACCGGCGACGGCGCCCGCATGGTCTCGATCCCCCGCGACCTGTGGGTGACCAGGGTCGATGGGAGCCAGGGCCGGATCAACGCCGCCTACCGCGACGGCCCGGCGTCGCTGATCGAGACCGTGCAGGGTCTGGGGATCCCCGTCCACCACTACGTCGAGGTCGACTTCGTGACCTTTGCCGGGATGGTCGACGCCGTCGGTGGGGTCACCATCGAGATCCCCCACCCGGCCCGGGACCCCAACTCGGGGTTCGACCAGCCCGAGGCGGGTGAGGTCGTCCTCGATGGCAGCCAGGCGCTGGCCTATGTCCGATCACGTCGATACACCGAGCTGATCGACGGGGCCTGGCGCGTCGACCCGACCGCCGACCTGGGGCGGGTGCAGCGTCAGCAGCGCTTCCTCCGCGCCGTGATGAGCGACGTCGGCTCCACCCGCAACCCCGTCGAGCTCATGCGGGTGAGCAGCGCCGTGGCGGGGGGTCTGCGGATCGACGACCGCATGGGCCTGTTCGACGCGCTGGGCTTCGCCCGTCGGATGCGCGGGCTCGAGCCCGAGTCGGTCGAGCTCCCCGTCTACGGCTACACCACCAGCAGGGGCGCATCGGTGCTGGGACTGGTCCAGCCCGAGGCCGAGGCGGTCATCGCCGGGTTCCGCCGGTGA
- a CDS encoding HAD-IB family hydrolase — protein sequence MIADQLTGRRIAVTGSTGFLGTALVERLLRSVPGCELVLLLRPGRMRTVEQRAQREIFKNDAFDRLRGDLGPAGFDEMIGSRVTVIRGDVGTDGLGLDDDGRATLASCDIVIHSAATVAFDSPLDGAVEVNLLGPTRIAETLHDLGVAPHMVTVSTCYVAGNHRGDAHEVPVEESPFFVDIPWRREVDAARRNRSDLEARSRRPDRLARFHDDARGELGAAGIPLLSAKAEQYRTRWVTDQMVDAGRSRARSLGFPDVYSYTKALGERALAESKGDVPVTVVRPSIIESALAEPTPGWIRGFRMAEPVIISYARGLLTQFPGVPEGIVDVIPVDLVVAAIISCAAQPPESTPPVVQVASGSTNPMRYRRLINLIESYFTEHPVYDTTGQPIAVPEWRFPVRGKVESQLGRAKVVIDKAERVLEAFPLRGKQAELSATLESRKEEVERAFTYVELYGAYAECEAIYTVDELLSMWERLDDTDRREFAFDPRIIDWDHYATDIHLPSVVEHARVKTTPGAKTGPTRTDRLRKQVLSPERHMAAFDLENTLIASNVVTSYAWLASRRLPNEDKVRLAAKLLREAPQLLTLDRKDRTDFLRYFYRRYQGASVDQMAEDSTELLSAVILAKSFPAGIRRVREHRALGHRTVLITGALDFVVEPLRPLFDDIVAAEMTVRDGRYTGELVKVPPTGEARAQAMADYATAEGLDLADSVAYADSASDLPMLEAVGFPVAVNPETRLASLARRRGWLVEQFPKASATAPLLPLAPTRAGVRR from the coding sequence GTGATCGCCGACCAGCTCACCGGGCGCCGCATCGCCGTCACCGGCTCCACCGGATTCCTCGGCACCGCCCTGGTCGAACGCCTCCTGCGATCGGTGCCCGGGTGCGAGCTCGTGCTGTTGCTGCGCCCCGGCCGCATGCGCACCGTCGAGCAGCGGGCGCAGCGGGAGATCTTCAAGAACGACGCCTTCGACCGGCTTCGAGGCGACCTCGGCCCCGCCGGCTTCGACGAGATGATCGGGTCCCGGGTGACGGTGATCCGCGGCGACGTCGGCACCGACGGGCTCGGACTCGACGACGACGGTCGCGCGACCCTGGCCAGCTGCGACATCGTCATCCACTCGGCGGCAACCGTCGCCTTCGACTCCCCGCTCGACGGCGCGGTCGAGGTGAACCTGCTCGGCCCCACCCGCATCGCCGAGACCCTGCACGATCTCGGCGTCGCCCCCCACATGGTGACGGTCTCCACCTGCTATGTGGCGGGCAACCACCGGGGCGACGCCCACGAGGTTCCGGTCGAGGAGTCGCCGTTCTTCGTCGACATCCCCTGGCGGCGCGAGGTCGACGCCGCCCGCCGCAACCGCTCCGACCTCGAGGCGCGGAGCCGGCGCCCCGACCGCCTGGCCCGCTTCCACGACGATGCGCGCGGCGAGCTCGGTGCGGCCGGCATCCCGCTCCTGTCGGCCAAAGCCGAGCAGTACCGCACCCGCTGGGTCACCGACCAGATGGTCGACGCCGGCCGCTCCCGTGCCCGGTCGTTGGGGTTCCCCGACGTCTACTCCTACACCAAGGCGTTGGGAGAACGTGCCCTCGCCGAGTCCAAGGGCGACGTACCGGTCACGGTGGTGCGCCCGTCGATCATCGAGTCAGCACTGGCCGAGCCCACTCCCGGGTGGATCCGGGGGTTCCGCATGGCCGAGCCGGTCATCATCTCCTACGCGCGGGGACTGCTCACCCAGTTCCCCGGTGTGCCCGAGGGCATCGTCGACGTGATCCCCGTCGACCTGGTGGTGGCGGCCATCATCAGCTGCGCCGCCCAGCCCCCCGAGTCCACGCCCCCGGTCGTCCAGGTCGCCTCGGGCTCCACCAACCCGATGCGGTACCGGCGCCTCATCAACCTCATCGAGTCGTACTTCACCGAGCACCCGGTCTATGACACGACCGGCCAGCCGATCGCGGTGCCCGAGTGGCGGTTCCCGGTCCGTGGCAAGGTCGAATCGCAGCTGGGACGGGCCAAGGTGGTCATCGACAAGGCCGAGCGGGTGCTCGAGGCCTTCCCGCTCCGCGGCAAGCAGGCAGAGCTGTCGGCCACGCTCGAGTCGCGCAAGGAAGAGGTCGAGCGCGCCTTCACCTATGTCGAGCTCTACGGCGCCTACGCCGAGTGCGAGGCCATCTACACCGTCGACGAGCTCCTCTCGATGTGGGAACGACTCGACGACACCGATCGCCGCGAGTTCGCCTTCGATCCGCGCATCATCGACTGGGACCACTACGCCACCGACATCCATCTCCCGTCGGTGGTCGAACACGCCCGGGTCAAGACCACCCCGGGCGCCAAGACCGGACCCACCCGCACCGACCGGCTCCGCAAGCAGGTTCTGTCGCCCGAGCGGCACATGGCGGCGTTCGACCTCGAGAACACCCTCATCGCCTCCAACGTCGTCACCTCCTACGCCTGGCTCGCCTCGCGCCGCCTGCCCAACGAGGACAAGGTGCGCCTCGCCGCCAAGCTGCTCCGCGAGGCGCCGCAGCTGCTGACCCTCGACCGCAAGGACCGGACCGACTTCCTGCGCTACTTCTACCGCCGCTACCAGGGAGCCTCCGTGGACCAGATGGCCGAGGACTCCACCGAGCTGCTCAGCGCCGTCATCTTGGCCAAGTCGTTCCCCGCCGGAATCCGCAGGGTCCGTGAGCACCGTGCGCTCGGACATCGCACGGTGTTGATCACCGGCGCCCTCGACTTCGTGGTCGAACCGCTGCGCCCCCTGTTCGACGACATCGTCGCCGCCGAGATGACCGTCCGCGACGGCCGCTACACCGGCGAACTGGTCAAGGTGCCGCCCACCGGCGAGGCGCGAGCCCAGGCCATGGCCGACTATGCCACCGCCGAGGGACTCGACCTGGCCGATTCGGTCGCCTACGCCGACTCGGCCTCGGATCTGCCCATGCTCGAAGCGGTGGGGTTCCCGGTCGCGGTCAACCCCGAGACCCGCCTGGCGTCGCTGGCCCGCAGGCGGGGTTGGCTCGTCGAGCAGTTCCCGAAGGCCAGCGCGACCGCCCCACTGCTGCCCCTCGCCCCGACCCGAGCGGGGGTGAGACGGTGA
- the coaD gene encoding pantetheine-phosphate adenylyltransferase: MSTALYPGSFDPFHLGHLSVVEQVAPRVEHLVVAAVANPTKTGLLDLDTRAVLIARSVDHLPNVDAIAFEGLVADLVTDLGAEMLIRGLGEGTDELSMTAADERLADVETVMVAPAAGLGHIASRHIRAAVAAGRAAGLSNQVPQAVLAGLMGLHIRR; this comes from the coding sequence ATGAGCACGGCGTTGTACCCGGGGTCGTTCGACCCGTTCCACCTCGGACACCTCAGCGTCGTCGAGCAGGTCGCACCCCGCGTCGAGCACCTCGTGGTGGCTGCGGTCGCCAACCCGACCAAGACCGGACTGCTCGACCTCGACACCCGGGCCGTGCTCATCGCTCGTTCGGTCGATCACCTCCCCAACGTCGACGCCATCGCCTTCGAGGGCCTCGTCGCCGACCTCGTGACCGATCTGGGGGCAGAGATGCTGATCAGGGGACTGGGTGAGGGGACCGACGAGCTGTCGATGACGGCCGCCGACGAGCGCCTCGCCGACGTCGAGACCGTGATGGTTGCGCCCGCAGCGGGCCTCGGCCACATCGCCTCACGTCACATCCGTGCAGCGGTCGCCGCCGGCCGCGCTGCAGGACTGTCGAACCAGGTGCCCCAGGCGGTGCTCGCGGGTCTGATGGGGCTGCACATCCGACGTTGA
- a CDS encoding NUDIX domain-containing protein, with translation MSSELIDVYDEAGRHRGVLDRATAHAEGWWHRVFHLLIIAPRPEGPAAILQRRAHDKVTFPGLFDLSATGHLEAGESPVEGLRELHEELGVEIDASALVSLGVRRMVDHTPEGLNRELCHVHLAVDDRPVTEYAPDRAEVASVAELRIADGVELFAGRRVTVDLMELSRSGQLVRTAVSVDSFVPEPSSTGAGDGSGSGYWATVLGLAQRCAAGEVHLSI, from the coding sequence GTGAGCAGCGAGCTGATCGACGTCTACGACGAGGCGGGCCGCCACCGAGGCGTCCTCGACCGGGCGACCGCCCACGCCGAGGGATGGTGGCACCGTGTGTTCCATCTGCTCATCATCGCTCCCCGGCCGGAGGGGCCGGCGGCGATCCTGCAACGGAGGGCACACGACAAGGTGACCTTCCCCGGGCTGTTCGATCTGAGCGCGACCGGGCACCTGGAGGCCGGCGAATCTCCGGTGGAGGGGCTCCGGGAATTGCATGAGGAGCTGGGTGTGGAGATCGATGCGTCGGCGCTGGTGAGCCTCGGGGTGCGCCGGATGGTCGACCACACACCCGAGGGTCTCAACCGCGAGCTGTGCCACGTGCACCTCGCCGTCGATGACCGGCCGGTGACCGAGTACGCACCCGATCGGGCCGAGGTCGCGTCGGTGGCCGAGCTCCGCATCGCCGACGGGGTGGAGCTGTTCGCGGGAAGGCGTGTGACAGTGGACCTGATGGAGTTGTCGAGATCCGGTCAGCTGGTTCGCACGGCCGTGTCGGTCGACTCGTTCGTGCCCGAGCCCTCCTCGACTGGTGCTGGCGACGGCAGCGGGTCCGGGTACTGGGCCACGGTGCTCGGCCTGGCCCAGCGGTGCGCCGCGGGCGAGGTGCACTTGTCGATCTGA